The Aquicella siphonis DNA segment CAGGCGCAGGCGATAGTGCTGGGTGTTGTGGACTGGATCACTCCGGGCCAGCAGCAAAATGAATTCGAAAAATATTATCTCAGCGTGTCTCCTCCGTACCGCGCCGCGCATCGTGCGATGGAAAGCGCGAGTGAATTGCAGCTGGTCAAAGGGATGTCGCCGGCGTTATATGCCAGATTAAAACCTTTTATCACGGCCTTGCCAAATACGACCCAGATCAATATCCAGACCGCGCCGCCTCAGGTCATGGCGGCAATGAGCCCTAAAATGACGCTGGAAACAGGCAAGGCTGTAGACAAAATCCGCGCGGAAACGGTTATTCCTAATGTGCAGGCATTTTTATCCCTGGATTTGGTGAAAAACCATGATATGCCCGCGGAAAAAATCACGACGCTCAGTGAATATTTTCTGGTGGAAACCGAGGTTGCCATAGAGAAGCAGCATGTTGTGCTTTATACTCTTATGAATCGTTCGGGAAATGACGGCAAGAGTCCTGTCAAAATCATCTGGCAAAGCAAAAGTGTGCCCGGTTAACTTTACGGAAGGATTGATTGGGAATGCAAGATAAGCTCATCCTCTATTTACATGCGCATGACACGGCTCATCCCGGCTGGGTCGTTCTGGATGCGAATCAGTCAGTGGCGCAGTGCATTCACCATGGCGAAGCGCAGGCATTGTCCGAACTGTCCATCGGCAAGAAAGTGACGGTTGTTGTGCCCGCGGAAGATATTCTGCTCACTGAGGTCAGGCTGCCGAAAATGAGTCATGCCAGGCTCATGCAGGCACTGCCTTACGCGCTGGAAGACCGGCTGATCAGCGATGTCGATTCCCTGCATTTCGCTACCGGCGCAAACAAGGCTGACGGGGCCTTGTCGGTCGCTGTCGCTGGGAAACAAAAGATGCGGGAATGGATGGCGCTGCTGGAGTCCTGGAATGTGCAGGCCGATGAGATGATCCCGTTAACACTGGCGTTGCCGCTGGAAGAGAACACCTGGCAGATTGTGATAACAGAAACGGCCGCTGTGCGTACGGGTTTAAATCAGGGGTTTGCCTGTGATATTCAAAACCTGCAGGAATTGCTGGAGATCGCCCTCGCGGACGCAGTGAATATTCCCAAATGCCTGCGCATACATCAATATTCACAAAATCCTGTCGCACTGTCCCTGACGATGCCGGTTGAAATAATCTCAAGTCAGCTGATGACGGAACAGTGGCCGGTTGATCTGGCGCGCAACCTGGTGAATGATTTGCCTTTCAATTTGCTGCAAGGCGAGTTTAAAAGCAAAAAATCCCGTCTTCCACACATGCAAAGAATCTGGAAGCTGACATTTTATCTTGGTCTTGCGTGGGTTTTTTTACTGTTTCTTTATCCCACTGTTTCCTACTGGATCCTGGGGCAGAGAGTCAGGGAAATTGATAGTCAGATAGAAAAAATCTATAAACACAATTTTCCTTTATCTAGCAGTCTTGTCGCGCCCAGGTTACGCATGGAAGAAAAATTACAACAACTCACGTCTTCAGCGAGCGATAACAAATTGCTGTTATGGATTGATTATCTGGGCAAGGGAGTATTGGAAACGCCCAGCATTCAGCTAAAACGGCTGGATTATCAGACGAATCAGATTACCGTCGATTTAACGGCGCCTTCATCAGATGATTTTGCCCGGTTCACTGAATTCCTGACCCGACAAGGTTTGCGGGTCAAACAGCAGAGCGCGAACCTGACCGGCTCGCGGATTAACGCGGTCATTATTGTGGATTAGCAGATATCCGGATCACTCGATAAGAGGCAGGCATGAAAGAGTTTTGGATGAAAGCAAAAGAATGGTGGATGAGTCTTGCCGCGCGCGAGCGTCAGGCGATGACAGCGGCGGGTGCCCTGCTGGTCTTGTTTATTATTTATCAATGGATATGGTCGCCGTATCTGGAATATGTCAATCAGCTGCGCAAACGTATTGCCAGCGATCAGGAAACTCTTGTCTGGATGCAGGCGGCGGACCAGGAAATCCAGAAAATTGAAAGTCAGTCTAAGGGCAAGGCAAAATCGTCATCGCCTGTGGCTTTGTTGAGTCAGATACAAAAGCAAATCAATCAGGCGGGTCTGGACCAGTCTCTTTCGCAGCTTAAACAGGCTTCCAATGATTCCATCGAAGTGCATTTTCAAAAAGTGGATTTCGAAAAGCTGATGACGTTACTGGTCAAGATCCTGAAGGAACAGAGTGTATCGGTAACGCAATTTTCCGTGACAGCTTCAGACGAAACAACCGGCATTGTAAACGCAGACATGATTATCAAACTGTCCTGACCCGCAAAATGAATTTGGCGTCATCGGAACGGGAGCTTGCATGACAACCGTAGCGGCTGTTCAAATGTGTTCTACATCTGACGTGGAAGAGAATCTGGCAGCCGCGGCCGGCCTGATTGCTTCCGCGGCCAGGCAGGGTGCGAGGCTGATTGTGCTGCCTGAAAATTTCGCCGTCATGGGGGTGGACGATGACGAGCGCTGCAGGCAAAAGGAAGTTTTTGGCGCTGGCAAAATACAGGATTTTTTATCTGCCCAGTCACAAAAGCATCACGTCTGGATCGTGGGCGGAACGATTCCGATGGCATGCCAGGACGAAGC contains these protein-coding regions:
- the gspK gene encoding type II secretion system minor pseudopilin GspK, with product MRRLTLPGLKSQRGVVIVVALFFVALVATMAYLMMARLERDTRRTSLLLRNAQAELLAQGSIDWAKEQLRDNLVRQKPNKPVDVMPARSPVNQVNGYAISSVIYDMQSRFNLNNLASPDAQADFKRLIQIVAPEVTEQQAQAIVLGVVDWITPGQQQNEFEKYYLSVSPPYRAAHRAMESASELQLVKGMSPALYARLKPFITALPNTTQINIQTAPPQVMAAMSPKMTLETGKAVDKIRAETVIPNVQAFLSLDLVKNHDMPAEKITTLSEYFLVETEVAIEKQHVVLYTLMNRSGNDGKSPVKIIWQSKSVPG
- the gspL gene encoding type II secretion system protein GspL, producing the protein MQDKLILYLHAHDTAHPGWVVLDANQSVAQCIHHGEAQALSELSIGKKVTVVVPAEDILLTEVRLPKMSHARLMQALPYALEDRLISDVDSLHFATGANKADGALSVAVAGKQKMREWMALLESWNVQADEMIPLTLALPLEENTWQIVITETAAVRTGLNQGFACDIQNLQELLEIALADAVNIPKCLRIHQYSQNPVALSLTMPVEIISSQLMTEQWPVDLARNLVNDLPFNLLQGEFKSKKSRLPHMQRIWKLTFYLGLAWVFLLFLYPTVSYWILGQRVREIDSQIEKIYKHNFPLSSSLVAPRLRMEEKLQQLTSSASDNKLLLWIDYLGKGVLETPSIQLKRLDYQTNQITVDLTAPSSDDFARFTEFLTRQGLRVKQQSANLTGSRINAVIIVD
- the gspM gene encoding type II secretion system protein GspM, whose amino-acid sequence is MKAKEWWMSLAARERQAMTAAGALLVLFIIYQWIWSPYLEYVNQLRKRIASDQETLVWMQAADQEIQKIESQSKGKAKSSSPVALLSQIQKQINQAGLDQSLSQLKQASNDSIEVHFQKVDFEKLMTLLVKILKEQSVSVTQFSVTASDETTGIVNADMIIKLS